A part of Quatrionicoccus australiensis genomic DNA contains:
- a CDS encoding glycosyltransferase family 4 protein: protein MTQKPLILWLTKDNNANLPSLRLRIIKLEPYIAEKFRQLRTPAPLGIIQLFKTIPLIRKADIVIIQKQLLSPLLLLIIRAVAKKLYFDFDDSVHIRHTKNGDYKVSRKCRSRFKFVCSIVDAAIAGNSFLKEKAEEYGAKKVFILPTALAIQSPPGQETNNETITLGWIGTAANLPYLEEMEPIFLKLMSEHKKFQLSIMCDKPPKLESFTEFKFTKWSAAAEMEFLNQIDIGLMPLADNEHTRGKCAYKALQYMSFGKPVVVSDVGINAQWTHGAGYATKNNEEMVEAINKLMASEKTRRELGEEGKRIVDQYFSEQVISQRLINILETPERTNPDFPLLPTQSAL, encoded by the coding sequence ATGACCCAAAAGCCACTAATTCTCTGGTTAACAAAAGACAATAATGCGAACCTGCCGAGCCTTCGCCTCAGAATTATAAAACTTGAGCCATATATTGCAGAAAAATTTCGGCAATTACGTACCCCTGCTCCTCTTGGCATCATTCAACTATTCAAAACAATCCCTCTGATCAGAAAAGCAGACATCGTAATAATACAAAAACAGCTGCTATCACCACTGCTATTATTGATCATAAGGGCAGTTGCCAAAAAACTTTACTTCGATTTTGACGACTCGGTCCACATCCGCCATACGAAAAATGGGGACTACAAGGTATCGAGAAAATGCAGGAGTCGATTCAAATTTGTTTGCAGCATAGTTGATGCGGCAATAGCGGGAAACTCCTTCTTGAAGGAAAAGGCCGAAGAATATGGTGCAAAAAAAGTATTCATACTACCGACCGCCCTGGCGATCCAGTCCCCCCCCGGCCAGGAAACCAACAACGAAACGATTACCTTAGGCTGGATAGGAACGGCGGCAAATCTGCCCTACCTCGAAGAGATGGAACCCATTTTTTTAAAGCTGATGTCGGAACACAAAAAATTCCAGCTTTCCATCATGTGCGACAAGCCGCCAAAACTTGAATCATTCACAGAGTTCAAATTTACCAAATGGTCTGCCGCAGCCGAGATGGAATTCTTGAATCAAATTGATATCGGATTGATGCCGCTGGCGGATAACGAACACACCAGGGGCAAATGCGCTTACAAAGCCTTGCAATACATGAGTTTCGGAAAGCCTGTCGTGGTCAGTGACGTGGGCATCAATGCACAGTGGACACACGGAGCTGGCTACGCGACAAAAAATAACGAGGAAATGGTCGAGGCAATAAATAAATTAATGGCTTCGGAAAAAACCAGAAGGGAACTGGGAGAAGAGGGAAAACGAATAGTCGATCAATACTTTTCCGAACAGGTCATTTCCCAGCGGCTGATAAACATACTCGAGACACCGGAAAGAACTAACCCTGATTTTCC
- the polA gene encoding DNA polymerase I produces the protein MPLLLLVDGSSYLYRAFHALPDLRNQAGEPTGAIYGVLNMLRRLESDYKADYKAVVFDAKGKTFRDDWYPEYKAHRPPMPPEMVSQIEPLHAAIKAAGWPLLMVDGVEADDVIGTLSTRATVDGLETLISTGDKDLTQLVNPLVRWYNTMSNELLDEAGVEAKFGVPPGKIVDYLALVGDTVDGVPGVAKCGPKTALKWLNQYGSLDAIVAHADEIGGVVGQNLRDHLAFLPLGKKLVTVACDLSNLPAPSQLTATPRDNDTLRTLYTRYQFRSWLSEIDGAQAGAALPARTSTPEEAAPAAAASSIEVNYETVFTWAQLEAWLKKIENAPLTALDTETTSLGSFEARIVGISLAVTPGEACYIPLGHTAPGAPDQLPLDEVLAKLKPWLEAVDRKKVLQNAKYDQHVFANHDIALAGIAHDTMLQSYVIESDKGHDLGQLCSRHLGLATIAYEDLCGKGAKQIGFDQVDIERAATYAAEDADVTLRVHNVLHPQFAGEPGLHRIYHDIEMPARQVIWQIERNGILIDSAVLARQSHEMGQKIMALEAQAYELAGQPFNLASPKQLAEILFEKQGLPVKKKTPSGGPSTDEEVLSELALDYPLPKLLLEHRSLSKLKGTYTDKLPRMVNPQTGRVHTHFSQAAVVTGRLASSDPNLQNIPVRSEEGRKIRTAFIAPAGSSIVSADYSQIELRIMAHLSGDERLLEAFALGEDVHRATAAEIFGVALGEVGPDQRRVAKSINFGLIYGMSAFGLARQLDLERSAAQTYIDRYFARYPGVARYMEEAREMARQTGYVETAFGRRLWFPDIRSSNGNRRQGAERAAINAPMQGTAADLIKLAMIAVQDWLNATALQSRLVLQVHDELVLEVPDAELSEVRTQLPGLMCQVAELKVPLLVEVGVGANWEAAH, from the coding sequence ATGCCTCTCTTGTTGTTGGTGGACGGTTCGTCCTACCTTTATCGTGCCTTCCACGCCCTGCCCGACCTGCGCAACCAGGCTGGCGAGCCGACGGGCGCCATCTACGGCGTTTTGAACATGCTACGTCGTCTGGAAAGCGACTACAAGGCCGACTACAAGGCCGTCGTCTTCGACGCCAAGGGCAAGACCTTCCGTGACGACTGGTATCCCGAATACAAGGCACACCGGCCACCGATGCCGCCCGAGATGGTCAGCCAGATCGAACCGCTGCACGCCGCCATCAAGGCCGCCGGCTGGCCGCTGCTGATGGTCGACGGCGTCGAGGCTGACGACGTGATCGGCACGCTGTCCACGCGCGCCACGGTCGACGGCCTGGAAACGCTGATTTCCACCGGCGACAAGGACCTGACCCAACTGGTCAATCCGCTGGTGCGCTGGTACAACACGATGAGCAACGAGCTGCTCGACGAGGCCGGCGTCGAAGCCAAGTTCGGCGTACCGCCGGGCAAGATCGTCGATTACCTGGCGCTGGTCGGCGATACCGTCGACGGCGTGCCCGGCGTTGCCAAGTGCGGCCCGAAGACGGCGCTGAAATGGCTGAACCAGTACGGCTCGCTCGATGCAATCGTTGCGCATGCCGACGAAATCGGCGGCGTGGTCGGCCAGAACCTGCGCGACCACCTCGCCTTCCTGCCGCTCGGCAAGAAACTGGTCACCGTGGCCTGCGATCTCTCCAACCTGCCGGCCCCCAGCCAGCTCACCGCGACGCCGCGCGACAACGACACCCTGCGCACGCTGTACACGCGCTACCAGTTCCGCAGCTGGCTCAGCGAAATCGACGGCGCCCAGGCCGGCGCCGCCCTGCCGGCGCGCACCTCGACGCCAGAAGAAGCCGCCCCGGCGGCAGCGGCATCGAGCATCGAAGTGAACTACGAGACGGTGTTCACCTGGGCGCAGCTTGAAGCCTGGCTGAAAAAGATCGAAAACGCGCCGTTGACCGCCCTGGATACCGAAACGACCAGCCTCGGTTCCTTCGAGGCACGCATCGTCGGCATCTCGCTGGCGGTGACGCCGGGCGAGGCCTGCTACATCCCGCTCGGCCACACCGCGCCGGGCGCGCCCGACCAATTGCCGCTGGACGAAGTGCTGGCCAAGCTGAAACCCTGGCTGGAAGCGGTCGACCGCAAGAAAGTGCTGCAAAACGCCAAGTATGACCAGCACGTCTTCGCCAATCACGACATCGCGCTGGCCGGCATCGCCCACGACACCATGCTGCAGAGCTACGTCATCGAGTCCGACAAGGGCCACGACCTCGGCCAGCTCTGCTCGCGCCACCTCGGGCTCGCCACCATCGCCTACGAAGACCTGTGCGGCAAGGGCGCCAAGCAGATCGGTTTCGACCAGGTCGATATCGAACGCGCCGCCACCTACGCCGCCGAAGATGCCGACGTGACGCTGCGCGTGCACAACGTGCTGCATCCGCAATTCGCCGGCGAACCCGGCCTGCACCGCATCTATCACGACATCGAAATGCCGGCCCGCCAGGTGATCTGGCAGATCGAACGCAACGGCATCCTGATCGACAGCGCCGTGCTGGCGCGGCAGAGCCACGAGATGGGCCAGAAGATCATGGCGCTCGAGGCACAGGCCTACGAACTCGCCGGCCAGCCCTTCAATCTCGCCTCACCCAAGCAGCTCGCCGAAATCCTGTTCGAGAAACAGGGCCTGCCGGTCAAGAAGAAAACACCCTCGGGCGGGCCGTCGACCGATGAGGAAGTGCTTTCCGAACTCGCCCTCGACTACCCGCTGCCCAAGCTGCTGCTCGAACACCGCAGCCTGTCCAAGCTCAAGGGCACCTACACCGACAAGCTGCCGCGCATGGTCAATCCGCAGACCGGCCGCGTCCATACGCACTTCTCGCAGGCCGCCGTAGTCACCGGGCGGCTCGCCTCGAGCGATCCCAACCTGCAGAACATCCCGGTGCGCAGCGAGGAAGGCCGCAAGATCCGCACTGCCTTCATCGCGCCGGCCGGCAGCAGCATCGTCTCGGCCGACTATTCGCAGATCGAGCTGCGCATCATGGCGCATCTCTCCGGCGACGAACGCCTGCTCGAGGCTTTTGCCCTCGGCGAAGACGTGCACCGGGCGACCGCCGCCGAGATTTTCGGCGTCGCCCTCGGCGAGGTCGGCCCCGACCAGCGCCGCGTCGCCAAGAGCATCAATTTCGGCCTGATCTACGGCATGAGCGCCTTCGGCCTGGCCCGCCAGCTCGACCTCGAACGCAGCGCGGCACAGACCTATATCGACCGCTATTTTGCGCGTTACCCCGGCGTCGCCCGCTACATGGAAGAAGCCCGCGAAATGGCGCGCCAGACCGGCTACGTCGAAACCGCCTTCGGCCGCCGCCTGTGGTTCCCGGATATCCGCTCGAGCAACGGCAACCGCCGCCAGGGCGCAGAACGCGCCGCGATCAACGCGCCGATGCAGGGCACCGCCGCCGACCTGATCAAGCTGGCGATGATCGCCGTGCAGGACTGGCTGAACGCCACCGCGCTGCAATCACGCCTCGTGTTGCAGGTGCATGACGAACTGGTGCTCGAAGTGCCCGACGCCGAGCTAAGTGAAGTCCGTACCCAACTGCCCGGCCTGATGTGCCAGGTCGCCGAACTGAAGGTGCCGCTACTCGTCGAAGTTGGCGTTGGGGCAAACTGGGAAGCGGCGCACTAG
- a CDS encoding glycosyltransferase family 2 protein has translation MSKLSVCILTFNSGRTLERCLRPVLSIADEIVVVDSGSTDESNAISKSHGISPHFQVYETHAKQMNFAISLAAHDWVLCLDSDEFLDEVSIANICSLKPDLIDDGVGYRITRYWHVLGEKVRAIYPVSSPDYPVRLFNRKKVRFNDQPVDDKPMGFSSVALIHGAVVHDTFFSLDEVFSKANSYTTRLVKNKSIDASVASVFLSPLFAFAKWYFRKGAWRDGAIGLVTAGYAAVYSFLKYLKAWAKKRDMPLK, from the coding sequence ATGTCAAAACTCTCGGTTTGTATTCTAACTTTTAATTCAGGCAGAACACTGGAGCGATGTTTGCGTCCTGTCCTATCCATAGCAGACGAGATTGTTGTGGTTGACTCGGGGAGCACGGATGAGAGCAATGCTATTTCGAAGAGTCATGGAATATCTCCCCATTTTCAAGTCTATGAAACGCACGCGAAGCAGATGAACTTTGCAATCAGTCTGGCCGCTCATGACTGGGTACTGTGTTTGGACAGCGATGAATTTCTTGATGAAGTTTCGATTGCGAATATTTGCTCGTTAAAACCGGACCTGATCGATGATGGTGTTGGGTATCGCATCACTCGATACTGGCATGTTCTGGGTGAAAAAGTAAGGGCTATTTATCCGGTTTCATCACCCGACTACCCTGTTCGCTTATTCAACAGAAAGAAGGTTCGATTCAATGACCAACCTGTTGATGACAAGCCGATGGGATTTTCGTCGGTGGCTTTGATCCACGGCGCAGTAGTGCACGACACTTTTTTTTCTCTGGATGAGGTTTTTTCCAAGGCCAATAGTTACACGACGCGTTTGGTTAAAAACAAGTCGATCGATGCAAGTGTTGCAAGTGTTTTTCTCAGTCCTCTGTTTGCATTTGCCAAATGGTATTTCCGGAAAGGCGCCTGGCGAGACGGAGCTATCGGTCTTGTCACGGCAGGTTATGCCGCTGTGTATTCTTTCTTGAAGTATTTGAAAGCCTGGGCGAAAAAGCGGGATATGCCGCTTAAATGA
- a CDS encoding class I SAM-dependent methyltransferase, translating to MKILNPDLEASLSRGEAIKLELGSGGKRRSGFFGVDILEMDGVDVVADLNEPLSLFPDNCCDSIFSSHAFEHVDKFMQLMKEIHRIVKPGGRVEIVVPHFSNVYGFSDPTHVRFFGLYTMNYFVDKAKQPKVRKVPVFYSDTRFGVDLVRIEFYRASFFDKLIYPFIKTIVNFSSGTQDTYERRFAFMFHARQIRYVLRPEK from the coding sequence ATGAAAATATTGAATCCCGATCTTGAGGCTAGTCTGAGCCGCGGCGAAGCAATTAAATTGGAGCTAGGGTCCGGGGGGAAGCGGCGAAGCGGGTTCTTCGGGGTTGATATTTTGGAAATGGACGGCGTCGATGTCGTTGCCGACCTGAATGAGCCTCTCAGTTTGTTTCCGGACAATTGCTGCGATAGTATTTTTAGCAGTCATGCTTTTGAGCATGTTGATAAGTTCATGCAACTGATGAAGGAAATTCATCGGATCGTGAAGCCCGGTGGACGGGTGGAAATAGTGGTTCCCCACTTTTCGAATGTTTACGGATTTTCCGATCCGACGCATGTGCGATTTTTTGGCCTGTACACCATGAATTATTTCGTCGATAAAGCGAAACAGCCCAAGGTCAGGAAAGTCCCGGTTTTTTATTCGGATACTAGGTTTGGCGTTGATTTGGTAAGGATCGAGTTTTACAGGGCCTCGTTTTTCGATAAATTAATCTACCCATTCATAAAGACCATCGTTAATTTTAGTAGTGGAACACAAGATACCTACGAAAGAAGGTTTGCGTTCATGTTTCATGCACGCCAGATAAGGTATGTTCTGCGGCCGGAAAAATAG